The stretch of DNA ACTAAATGTGGAAACATGGGAACTTCCCAATGATGCATTTTCAGAATTCAAGTATTAAGATGGAtccaacaacaaataaagaTAACGAGCTGCAAGGCAAAACACTTGTCAACAAGGTAATCAAAACAAGTCAATACAGGTTTCACAAGTATGGTCACAAGTATGGTCTCAAGTATGTGGCTAATGTGAATTATAGACTATGGAAATGACAGATGCTGCTCACATTTGAGTTTCTCCAAAACAGAGCCACATTTCATAGGGCACAATAGTGTAGACGTATGTTTTAGTGGAAATTAATCTATCAGACTATCATGAGAaatttcatctatatataaagcCAAATTGTCTAATTCTCGAAATATAGCAGAGTTTCAGGTGATGATGATTGTATACACCTGTGTAGCGCTTTAATGGCTGCTCCTACGGTCCTACTACACTCCATGTGGACTATGTGAGTCCGGCTCTGCCACCATTGTAAGAGAGACCATTGAGTCACCATTGTTGCTGTCCTCGTTGTAAAATGGTAAATTTGAACGGAGCCGATCGAAAATTGtcaagaaggagagaaagaagtcACGGGAGATCTGTTGCTCACCACCGTTGGCCACCATTGTTGGTAAGCCACCCGCTGTCATCGGAGCAGCCGTAGCCTTCGTCTAGACTAGAATTaaggaaaccctagatttcttTTGTAACTTGTGTAGAAAGTTTCTGAGCATTGTCTTATTATTCGTTGccttgttttttggtttttgattgtgGAGTCATGGTGACGTAACTAACCACCGCTGGATTGAATCGTGAGCTGAACCGCCTCGTCAAACCGCCGAGTAGATCCGTCGAGAGTATCGCCTACAAAGGTAAACGGCAAAACTAATTCTTGTGTCGTCAGATGATGTTGTTCGTTGTGTTGAATATTGAACTTCTTGAGGCTGATGCGGACCAGTCTGGTTAAACAAAACATGTTTAGTCTGATTACTCACAAACCGGCCAGCCTGGTTAGAAAAACCAGCAGCATGCATGAACTTGGCCGATCGAGCTTTTTGAGGCTGCTACGGAGCAGTCTAGTTAAACAAAGCATGTTCAGTCTGATTACCCACAAACCGGCCTGCCTGGTTGACGAGACCAGCTTGGTGCCTCACTTGAGACGACAGAGCAGCTAGTTGTGGATTCTGCGGCGTACTAAAGAATGAGTAAGATCAAACATAATCAGTGTGAAAGTTCTGGCATATAGTATCAACTAAGtgattttgaaatattctaaaaaacaTTTGGCAATCAATGTGTATATTCTGTGTACAATATAACTAAACATTTATTAGCGTAGATGTCGGGGACGTAGTGGATAGGGCCGGTCATTGACTGTGGCGAAGTCGAATTCACTTGCACGAAACATTGtagaaagatgagaaattctTCGTCCGTAGGTGAGAATCTGTAACCAAACAAGAGATCTACCCCTTGGTGACGATTGAAAGCTTCAATGGCTCGATTCTGAACGTGGTTGTTGCTTGATGGATTTGTGGGGTTATTGCTTGATGGATTCGTGGGGTAATTGCTTGATGGATTCATGGGGTCAATCGATGTGTATACTATGTACAATATCAACTAAACATGTATCATGATGGTAAAATATACACACAACAAATCAATGTAACAGGTATAGAGTATAAAATTAAAGTAATGGATTCACATTAGTCTTACTTAAATTTCGGTGTAGCAATGGTAGTTCGTATTGACATGTAAATTCATTAGCCATAAAGTTTATAAAGTATTGAATTATTGCTATACTAAAGTTTAAGTAAGGCTAATGAATTTATATCGGAAAGAATCAAAGTATCAACAAAAGAGTGAGTAAGATAAAACATAATCAGTGTGAAGGTTTTGGCTACAATATCAACTAAGTGAATAtggaatattctaaaaaaaacatttggtaATCAATGTGTATATTTTGTGTACAATATCAACTAAACAAATATCATGAATGGTAAAATATACACACAACAGATCAATGTGACAGGTCTAGCGTATAAAATTAAAGTAATGAATTCACATTAGCCTTTGTTAAACTTCAGTATAACAATGGTAGTTTGTATTGACTTGTTTACATATTATCCCTTCCAATATAAATTCATTTCATGTTGATGTATTCCATTTGGAATAAATAAAGTTTAGtgttaaaaaagaaatccatttaaacatttataaaacatttttctcaaataaaccattgtaatttaatatataccCAAATctgattcttaaaaaaaacgaaaaaaacaaaaacaaaagacactTTTAATATTTCACATTTAACATGGAAATTgagtaaaatgaaaaataaagaacatatgaAAATCGATTTGTATCAAACAAGCTTACATCATAGACAAACGAACGCtgatttgaatattaaaatattcTCTTAGTTAACAAATATGTTCATCAAGATCACTTTGCCTTCTAATCTTTGGGTCCGAGAGATTTAGCTTCACAATTCAACATTCTAATCTGTTTTCCATTTCCAATTAATCTCTAATGTAGACTTTGAGTTCTTCCTTCTAAAATACGTACACTCAAGTTCTAAAATATGGAGATATTaattattgaaacaaaattagCTTAAAGCGAAACTTAAGAtgaattttatcaaattaacaAGCTTAGATTTAAGAGAAAAAGTATAATGATTTTGTGACATTAACGACATGAATAAATTGAATAGATGAATGAAATAATGATACAAATCCCACgttagaaataaaacaaaatcacatgACAATACAAGCATGAACATTATCATCGCTAAAAAGATGAAGAGCATTTTCATCAATAGTAGGTTGAGCTTTTTGGGAGGGACGAGGATAATAACCGTTGATAGAAGAAGAGTTGTCTATATTTTGATGTTCGTCATAGAAATCATACTTTCCACTATATGAAAAAGTATTCTCCGCCTGATGATGATATATCGTCTGATCCGAGTGTACGTACCAAATGCCGATCGACGTATCCCGTGACCGTCACTTTTTGACGATCCACGTCTATCTCTACCGACTACCGTGTCCACTCCTACAcaagatttgattattaattagaCTGTTAACTATCAATATGAATTAAGACTAACAAATGATTGTATATATAACGATGCTAATCAAATTGATTAATTCTTATTTCTGTATCGTTCTTACCATCGAGTTTGGAAATGGCTCTTCGGACCTTCCTTTCACATCCTTGGCAACCCATATTTACCAAAAGCTCCACAATCTTTATtacacaagaaaaataaatatatacattagatAATGAGGAAAAGAAGACGACGTTGAGAAGCTTTGCATCAATTTTAACCTCGTTGAAATGCTTGCCTGTATCAGTTTATTTTGGCTCTAAAAGCTTTGCATCAATTTTAATCTCCTTGATGATGTATGTTTCAGGATGTAGACTTATAGTTAGGTACTTAGTTTATGAGGGTTAGCCTACCATTTAGTCATATTGACTTTTCTTCATTTCTCTATGCACTTTCCAGTCTTATAGGTTTTTATTGCATCTTGTATACCGGCCAATTTGCCTAGTTATCAGACCAACTTTTGCGTCACAGAAGGAATGATGGAACATTACACTAACTAACTGGTCTCAGCTTATTGCTCAAACTTTTTCTTCATGTTGGTTTCACTCAATGTAGCTATTATGCCTTTTATGGCTTAACAAGAGCAATGTACACCGATTCTTCCTCATGATATGGTGTATCAACAGCCAGAGTACTGTTTACTTCCAGCAGAGCATCAGAAGCCGCAGACGCAGCCTTTTCCTTATAACTTTCCTGAGTTGATCAGCTTTGAGCAGGAACCAGTGATCCCAGAGGATTTTGAAGATTTCTTGGCTGATTTCATTAAGCGACATTCACTGAACGGAGATGAGGATTCCAGCAGTTATGGTTTATTTGAAGGCTTCGACACAGAATTAGGAATAATAAAAGATTGCACTCACTGATCTCAGCCTGCTCATACTTTTGCATTTTGGTCAATATCAGAGATAAgattttttcatgtgttttttaGTTGTTAATAGCTCTGTTTCCTTCTCTATGGGCAATGTCAAACCAGAGACATAATTCTTGTTGCTTTTGATGTCTTGATATAACACACTTAATACACAATTTTTTCAACATCTTCTTATATCAAAAACTTACACTTAACACATAACTaaagatatagatataaaacagtACTGATGGCTTTTTCTTCTCCTAAGATTTTGCTTTCCTCTGAAAGCCTAAATGTTTGAATCAAGATTCCGATCCGTATTGACCAGGTTCTTTTAAGTCTGATGTTGCAAAGATTCATTTAGCTctttttagaaacaaaacacCGATCATAGAGTAAAACATGCGAATAACTATCCATTAGCGTAAGGCACacgaaaaacctttttttaggcTTGACTGAGAATATTGTTGTCACCAGTACTCGTTGCAAAAACAAACAGCAGCTGCATGCAAAGTGATGAAATCGAACTCTATCATCCCTTATTACAATAATTTGCCGACTGAAAGCTTTTGATACACATTTTGGTAAACGATGTCAAATTGTCAATCTCTGCAAATTAACTCTCAAAAATggtcaatttttattttttttctcttatttttgaataagaaagatatataaaagtttaaaatatattttgatgagCAAAGATAATATCAAATAAGTCTCGAAACATATCTAAATCAAATCTATTCGAATCCAAATACATATtgtttatcttttcaaaattttgattaaagttCATATATATGGCCACCGGCTTATTACAATccttataaataaaagatacatAACCTACGTTGAATCTTCTCTTACAAATCATATTACGTACTTTCAATCTGATTGTCTAAAGTTACTGGATGATGTCGATGCCTGGAAGAAATAAGCGTAAAGAAAGATCCTTGCCAgaaccggaaccggaaccgTCAgggattccttcttcttcagctgatGATCATCATAGTTTGTCTTCTTCCCCTTCGACGAGACCTTGCTTTCCTCCAGGTGTCAACTATAGACCAAAGGACTTGGAGGTCATCTCGTTACTTGGACGGAAACAAGACTACTTGGGCGGAAACAGAGAATTATTGGACACCCTTTCTATACATGTCGTGAACATCTACGAGTCCAATCCTGAAGAACTTTCAGGTTTGTCGTCTCCTTTGTAGAACAAATTAGAGAATTACTTGTTATTTTTATCAactttatctcttctttctctttgggcAAACGTTACGTTTACttatgtatgtttttgaaatatgTACGTAGAAAACTTCAAGAAGGCTAATGATACAGAATTGTTCTTTATATCGAAGAGGAACAAGATTGGTAAAGATGGCAAAAGGCAGAAACGTGACGCCAAAGGCGGATACTGGAAGGCAACTGTTGCTTCCAAGAAGATTGACGCTGGGCAAGGCCTCGTTGGTTGCAAAACCGCACTATCATACTACGTGGGGAAACGATCTAATGGTATAAAAACTAGTTGGTTGATGCATGAATACTGGATTGATCAGTGTCCTTCTGCTGATGATGACGTAAAGGTATGTATGCGTTTCTTGATTCCCACGttatttagttgtttttttttttttgattttattgtatgttttcttttggttggtGCGTATACGTAGGACTATTCTATGTGCAAGATCTATCGGAGCCCACAAGCAATAAATAAGGAGaagaaagcagaggaagaagagaataagAGGCAGAAGAAGGCTGTGCAGCAGCAGCCTCCTACTGTCGAGTATCATCAACCGCATGCCCCTTTGGATTCTTATCAACCGCAGCCTCATCATGATATTGCGTATCAACAACACGTTCTGTCTCAGCCAGCCCCGCTGGATTCTTATCAACCGCAGCCTCATCATGATTTGGCGTatcaacagcagcagcagcagtttTGGCCAGGCCCGCTAGATTCTTACTGGACGCATCAAAGGCAGTT from Camelina sativa cultivar DH55 chromosome 9, Cs, whole genome shotgun sequence encodes:
- the LOC104715736 gene encoding NAC domain-containing protein 53-like, which codes for MSMPGRNKRKERSLPEPEPEPSGIPSSSADDHHSLSSSPSTRPCFPPGVNYRPKDLEVISLLGRKQDYLGGNRELLDTLSIHVVNIYESNPEELSENFKKANDTELFFISKRNKIGKDGKRQKRDAKGGYWKATVASKKIDAGQGLVGCKTALSYYVGKRSNGIKTSWLMHEYWIDQCPSADDDVKDYSMCKIYRSPQAINKEKKAEEEENKRQKKAVQQQPPTVEYHQPHAPLDSYQPQPHHDIAYQQHVLSQPAPLDSYQPQPHHDLAYQQQQQQFWPGPLDSYWTHQRQFMAARPDSHQLQPHYDSAYQQFIRMLEGDNGGFQQQQPSLAPPPQGQDSRTGMVMTQEDGFFNPINELLNYEEEHGVVTEKQQQEQSAPILPPPPPPSQGHQLQPYYDFAYQQQQQFFDVDALFSNEEEEEDGVDTQQQQQEQSTPIPPPQGQDDSTSGNVMTNEDYDFPVIADDFEGFWSDSIKSSYTLLDGDEESNDIGLFFNASS